A window from Flavobacterium gyeonganense encodes these proteins:
- a CDS encoding Ku protein encodes MRAIWTGSISFGLINIPVKLFSAVQESSLDMDMLDKKDHANIKFKRVNENTGKEIDFSNIVKGYKIDDKYVVLEDSDFEAADAVKTKTIDIQSFVDEKEIASLYYEQPYYLEPDKGAMNAYALLRDALAASGKVGITSFVMRNKEGLAILKPYKNVIVLNRIRFEQEIRATDELKLPPVSKAKTKEIDMANKLIEQLTEKFDISNFKDEYTAKLLDIIKKKAKGKVTKKPAKLKVVHKQGDSLIDMLKASLETKKKKSS; translated from the coding sequence ATGAGAGCAATATGGACAGGTTCAATTAGTTTCGGTTTAATTAATATTCCGGTTAAATTATTTTCTGCGGTTCAGGAAAGTAGTCTCGACATGGATATGCTCGATAAAAAAGATCATGCCAATATCAAATTCAAACGAGTAAATGAAAATACAGGTAAGGAAATTGATTTTTCGAATATTGTAAAGGGCTATAAAATTGACGATAAATATGTAGTACTTGAAGATTCAGATTTTGAAGCTGCAGATGCTGTTAAAACAAAGACGATTGATATTCAGAGTTTTGTTGATGAAAAAGAGATTGCAAGTCTTTATTATGAACAGCCATATTATCTTGAACCTGACAAAGGTGCAATGAATGCCTATGCCTTGCTTCGTGATGCTCTTGCTGCTTCAGGAAAAGTTGGAATTACAAGTTTCGTAATGCGTAATAAGGAAGGTCTGGCTATTCTAAAACCATATAAAAATGTTATCGTTTTAAATCGAATTCGTTTTGAACAGGAAATCCGTGCTACGGATGAATTAAAACTTCCGCCTGTTTCTAAGGCAAAAACAAAAGAAATTGATATGGCGAATAAGCTAATTGAACAATTGACTGAAAAGTTTGATATCAGCAATTTTAAAGATGAATATACCGCTAAGCTTTTGGATATCATTAAGAAGAAAGCTAAAGGAAAAGTAACTAAAAAGCCTGCCAAACTGAAAGTAGTTCATAAACAAGGCGATAGTTTAATTGATATGCTCAAAGCAAGTTTAGAGACCAAAAAGAAAAAATCTTCTTAA
- a CDS encoding STAS/SEC14 domain-containing protein translates to MIHKIDTPDNIVAFRALAEVTKDDFQATVVPAIDNLVKRINEINFLLVLDTDIGNFTAGAWLQDALIGLKHLGKWNRAAIVTDTEEIISFTNGFSYVVPGEFRGFKKAEFNKALNWVEGNI, encoded by the coding sequence ATGATACACAAAATTGATACACCGGATAATATAGTTGCTTTTAGGGCTCTTGCAGAAGTAACTAAAGATGATTTTCAGGCAACTGTTGTTCCTGCTATAGATAATTTGGTAAAAAGAATCAATGAAATTAATTTTTTGCTTGTATTGGATACAGATATTGGAAACTTTACTGCAGGTGCATGGTTACAAGATGCGTTAATCGGGCTAAAACATTTGGGGAAATGGAACAGGGCAGCAATTGTTACAGATACAGAAGAGATTATTTCATTTACAAATGGTTTTAGCTATGTAGTTCCGGGAGAATTTCGGGGATTTAAAAAAGCTGAATTTAACAAAGCCCTGAATTGGGTTGAAGGAAATATTTAA
- the ligD gene encoding DNA ligase D: protein MLANTKEKPFNDPNWIFENKYDGYRTIAIINPPEVKLFSRNEISFNINFKAVAEDLKKIDHTAILDGEVVVEDESGKANFQLLQNYLKTGSGELKYYVFDLMNLDGNSTTELSLLDRKELLKILFNKYDFTNVFYSDHIIENGMELFDLAIKNKEEGIVAKRADSTYEVNRRSNDWLKIKAANQEEAIIIGITEPKNSRKFFGAILLGQYYGKKLHFIGKCGTGFTEDTLKELHSKLKPHFTDNAVLTEKTGLRDKIQWVKPKIVCQVKFSEWTQDKHLRHPVYLGLRIDKKASEVFTPYNIKNQNLVTKEEVMETETKKNKTKNKTENDYDLKIGKTVLHLTNQNKIYFPKDGISKGDVVQYYNEVADLILPYLKNRPESMNRYPNGIDAPSFYQKDVDTEKTPSWLKTKKIFSESNNENINYLICNNKETLIYMANLGCIEINPWNSTIQNIENPDWLVIDIDPDQQDFSVVVETALVVKDVMDGLETECYCKTSGASGLHVYIPLGEQYDYDSVKILAELIAQQVQSRLPETTSLERSIKKRNHKIYIDYLQNRIGQTLAAPYSVRPKPGATVSTPLEWSEVNSKLHPSQFTIKNVLKRFEKKGDLWAPVLSKGANIKKILKKIEDQKD, encoded by the coding sequence ATGTTAGCCAACACAAAAGAAAAACCTTTTAATGACCCGAACTGGATTTTTGAAAATAAATACGACGGATATCGCACTATTGCAATAATAAATCCTCCTGAAGTAAAGCTATTCAGTCGCAATGAAATTTCTTTTAATATCAATTTTAAAGCTGTAGCTGAAGATTTAAAAAAAATAGATCATACTGCTATCTTAGATGGTGAAGTGGTGGTTGAGGATGAATCAGGTAAAGCAAATTTTCAGTTGCTTCAAAATTACCTTAAAACAGGTTCCGGAGAGTTGAAATATTATGTTTTTGATCTTATGAATCTGGATGGAAATTCAACTACAGAATTATCGCTGCTTGACAGAAAAGAGCTCTTGAAAATCCTTTTTAATAAATATGATTTTACAAATGTTTTTTATTCGGATCACATAATTGAAAACGGAATGGAATTATTTGATCTTGCCATTAAAAACAAAGAGGAAGGTATTGTAGCTAAAAGAGCTGACAGTACTTATGAAGTAAACAGGCGCAGTAATGACTGGCTAAAAATAAAAGCAGCAAATCAGGAAGAAGCGATTATCATTGGAATAACGGAACCTAAAAACTCACGGAAGTTTTTTGGAGCAATATTGTTAGGTCAATACTATGGCAAGAAATTGCATTTTATAGGGAAATGCGGAACCGGTTTTACAGAAGATACCCTAAAAGAATTACATAGCAAACTAAAGCCTCACTTCACTGACAATGCAGTACTGACAGAAAAAACAGGATTACGTGACAAAATACAATGGGTTAAACCAAAAATAGTCTGCCAGGTTAAGTTTTCTGAATGGACTCAAGACAAGCACCTAAGACATCCGGTATATCTTGGATTGCGAATAGACAAAAAAGCCAGCGAGGTTTTTACTCCTTACAATATTAAAAATCAGAATTTAGTAACAAAAGAAGAAGTTATGGAAACTGAAACCAAAAAAAATAAAACCAAAAATAAAACCGAAAACGATTATGATTTGAAAATTGGAAAAACGGTACTTCATTTAACCAATCAGAACAAAATATATTTTCCGAAAGACGGTATCAGCAAAGGAGATGTTGTCCAATATTATAATGAAGTAGCCGATTTGATATTGCCTTATCTTAAAAATCGTCCTGAATCGATGAACCGATATCCAAACGGGATTGATGCTCCAAGTTTCTATCAAAAAGATGTTGACACAGAAAAAACACCTTCCTGGCTAAAAACTAAAAAAATCTTTTCTGAATCAAATAATGAAAATATTAACTATTTGATTTGTAATAATAAAGAAACACTTATTTATATGGCTAATTTAGGCTGTATCGAAATAAACCCGTGGAATTCGACCATTCAAAATATCGAAAATCCCGACTGGCTCGTAATCGATATTGACCCTGATCAGCAAGATTTTTCTGTTGTTGTAGAAACAGCTTTAGTCGTGAAAGATGTTATGGATGGACTGGAAACAGAATGTTATTGCAAAACTTCGGGTGCTTCGGGGCTTCATGTTTACATTCCGCTTGGTGAGCAATACGATTATGATTCGGTAAAAATTTTAGCAGAACTAATTGCACAGCAGGTTCAATCGAGATTGCCGGAAACTACCTCTTTGGAACGCAGTATCAAAAAAAGAAACCATAAAATTTATATCGATTATCTACAGAACAGAATCGGTCAGACTTTAGCTGCACCCTATTCTGTAAGACCCAAACCAGGTGCTACGGTTTCAACACCATTAGAATGGAGTGAAGTAAACAGTAAACTGCATCCTTCGCAATTTACTATTAAAAACGTATTAAAAAGATTTGAGAAAAAAGGGGATTTGTGGGCTCCTGTTTTATCAAAAGGAGCAAATATCAAAAAAATTCTGAAAAAAATTGAAGACCAAAAAGATTAA
- a CDS encoding efflux transporter outer membrane subunit encodes MTHSSNKYIFLLAATVLLSACAVKKYERPATVSTEKLFRDKTSTDSTTMADMPWQSVFKDPKLSALIQKGIDQNLNLKNAIENIVQARATLRQSKLAYYPNLNLDASVTRNKQSEAGLNFPPGININTLTTTYKLGLSTSWEADIWGKLSSSKRAALASYLATDAAKQAVQTQLISDIANNYFLLMAYDKQLAITQKTLESRIENVETIKLLKEGAIVTGAAVVQSEANRYAAEVSIPDLKQRIRETENALNILIAQAPGPIERGILDDQPMPENIKTGLSSQLLQNRPDVRQAEFNFRAAFESTNLARTYFYPSLTLTASGGLSSLQLKDFFDRSIFYSIIGGLTQPLFNQGQNKARLTTAQSKQFQAYNNFQQSLLVAGQEVSNSLYAYQMATDKLESRARQIENLEKAVDYTRQLLEYSSATNYTDVLTSEQNLLSAQLSGVNDNLQRLQAIVELYRALGGGWK; translated from the coding sequence ATGACTCATAGTTCAAATAAATATATTTTTTTATTGGCTGCGACGGTACTTTTGAGTGCGTGTGCAGTTAAAAAATACGAACGTCCGGCAACTGTTTCGACAGAAAAGCTCTTTCGTGATAAAACTTCGACAGATTCGACGACAATGGCAGATATGCCGTGGCAAAGTGTTTTTAAAGATCCAAAACTTTCTGCTTTAATTCAGAAAGGAATCGACCAGAATCTCAACCTGAAAAATGCTATCGAAAATATTGTTCAGGCCCGTGCTACTTTGCGTCAAAGCAAATTGGCGTATTATCCCAATTTAAATCTTGATGCCAGTGTTACCCGCAACAAACAATCAGAAGCGGGACTTAACTTTCCACCCGGAATAAATATTAATACATTAACTACAACCTATAAATTAGGTTTAAGCACTTCCTGGGAAGCAGATATCTGGGGGAAATTAAGCAGCTCAAAAAGAGCAGCTTTAGCCTCTTATCTGGCGACTGATGCAGCAAAACAAGCCGTTCAGACACAATTGATTTCGGATATTGCCAACAATTATTTTCTATTGATGGCTTATGATAAACAACTGGCTATTACACAGAAAACGCTGGAAAGCCGTATTGAAAATGTCGAAACAATAAAACTATTAAAAGAAGGAGCAATCGTAACGGGTGCAGCTGTAGTACAAAGTGAGGCAAACCGTTACGCTGCCGAAGTTTCAATACCGGATTTAAAACAAAGAATACGAGAAACCGAAAATGCTTTGAATATTTTAATTGCACAAGCTCCCGGACCAATTGAAAGAGGGATTTTAGATGATCAGCCAATGCCTGAGAATATTAAAACAGGTTTATCATCACAATTGCTTCAAAACCGTCCGGATGTGCGTCAGGCCGAATTCAATTTCAGAGCTGCTTTTGAAAGTACCAACCTGGCACGTACCTATTTCTATCCAAGCCTTACGCTGACAGCCAGTGGCGGACTTTCTAGTTTACAGTTAAAGGACTTCTTTGACCGTTCAATATTTTATTCCATTATCGGAGGATTGACACAGCCACTTTTCAATCAGGGGCAAAACAAAGCCAGACTGACAACTGCACAATCAAAACAATTTCAAGCTTATAATAATTTCCAACAAAGCTTATTGGTAGCAGGTCAGGAAGTATCTAATTCTTTGTATGCCTACCAAATGGCTACAGATAAACTCGAATCAAGAGCGAGACAAATCGAAAATTTAGAGAAAGCAGTCGATTACACCCGTCAACTCTTAGAATACAGTTCTGCAACCAACTATACTGATGTATTAACTTCTGAACAAAATCTTCTGTCAGCACAATTAAGCGGCGTAAATGATAATTTACAAAGACTTCAGGCAATAGTTGAATTATACAGGGCTTTGGGTGGAGGATGGAAATAA
- a CDS encoding mechanosensitive ion channel family protein, with amino-acid sequence MFQKRNFLHLFVAIITLIYAPNASSQTTFSKKESRSKLFEETTTDSDYLMAIEKAGEVMESAYNDADFDSASHHLFGEIKRTQSKLDLILTSLKGANPNVRNQQMYHTVLKEIELDLEEQNTAINLRNENLEKIKSRFIELRKDKTLMALIKDTIRRKQFKREFANLRKKYLSTDSLMNKNQGILNNKKRITVQRKIAVSNALIAVENNLEKSGISMFHKEQPFLWNITETVPRKAVQNIGSKIVIEESVAEYYLSYRIGGLITLVFFMGLLGWYISRNLKYLKTNGYNDNLFLFNFKYLNRGILVPVAVVGLSIAVVSNLYAPALFIELLQLLLLGILTLLFKNQWSGTSMRNWLLLLGLFITLCFLDLFIEVGLLQRCAFIIINILGIRYGLIQIKSLKDQLYIKAFFKWASILFVGLNGLSILYNLFGRVSLSNMLSLTAFISLTQIVALSVLLKIILEIILLQIYTTRVKRGIEKIFDHESLSDTLKKPFIILMSYMWIIVIASNLNIWESLRSSLASLLTHPNTIGSITFTLGNIVLFFIIIWVAHLLQKYVAYFFGEIEDENEENINKRQHSKLLITRLLVLISGYLLAVAASGMPLDKLSILLGALGVGVGLGLQNVVNNFVSGIILIFDKPIQVGDVIEISSESGRVKAMGLRTTKINAPNGAEIIIPNGNLLSQNITNWTYTDNFKLVEISIEVSGDTTPDGINEIIIHALQDVTLINMEKAPQIFYSAISEGKYKILIKFWCSIYRTEESISNARQVLFSTFKAKGLTFST; translated from the coding sequence ATGTTTCAAAAAAGAAATTTTCTCCATCTGTTCGTTGCCATAATTACTTTAATTTATGCTCCGAATGCCAGTTCACAAACAACATTTTCTAAAAAAGAAAGCCGTTCAAAATTATTTGAAGAAACTACCACAGACAGTGATTATTTAATGGCTATCGAAAAAGCAGGCGAAGTAATGGAATCTGCTTATAACGATGCGGATTTTGACAGTGCTTCTCACCATTTATTTGGCGAAATCAAAAGAACGCAAAGTAAACTGGATCTTATCCTGACAAGTCTTAAAGGCGCAAATCCTAATGTCCGCAATCAGCAAATGTATCATACGGTGCTGAAAGAAATCGAGCTGGATCTAGAAGAACAAAATACGGCTATTAATTTGCGAAACGAAAATCTTGAAAAAATTAAAAGCCGGTTTATAGAGCTCCGCAAAGACAAAACTTTGATGGCGCTTATAAAAGATACCATTCGAAGAAAGCAATTTAAAAGAGAATTCGCCAACCTGAGAAAAAAATATCTGAGCACGGATAGTCTGATGAATAAAAACCAGGGAATCCTGAACAACAAAAAAAGAATTACGGTTCAGCGGAAAATTGCAGTTTCGAATGCTTTGATTGCTGTCGAAAATAATCTGGAAAAGTCCGGAATCAGTATGTTTCATAAAGAGCAGCCTTTTTTATGGAATATCACGGAAACAGTCCCGAGAAAAGCGGTACAAAATATTGGCTCAAAAATAGTTATTGAAGAAAGTGTTGCCGAATATTATTTAAGTTATCGTATTGGCGGACTCATTACATTAGTGTTTTTTATGGGGCTTTTAGGCTGGTATATTTCACGTAATTTAAAGTACCTGAAAACCAACGGATACAATGACAATCTTTTTCTTTTTAACTTTAAATATTTAAACAGAGGCATTTTGGTTCCGGTTGCCGTAGTAGGACTCAGTATTGCAGTTGTAAGCAATTTATATGCTCCTGCACTATTCATAGAGCTTCTGCAATTGCTTTTACTCGGAATTCTGACCTTGCTTTTCAAAAATCAATGGTCTGGAACATCAATGCGAAACTGGCTTTTGCTATTAGGATTGTTTATCACACTTTGTTTTCTGGATTTATTTATAGAAGTTGGATTGTTGCAGCGTTGTGCCTTTATAATCATCAATATTTTGGGAATCCGCTACGGTCTTATACAAATCAAAAGTTTAAAGGACCAATTGTATATAAAAGCTTTCTTTAAATGGGCCAGTATACTTTTTGTTGGATTAAATGGATTGTCGATACTGTATAACCTTTTCGGACGAGTATCGCTTTCCAATATGCTCAGCCTGACTGCTTTTATTTCGCTTACGCAGATTGTGGCGCTGAGTGTACTATTAAAAATCATTTTAGAAATCATTCTTCTGCAGATCTACACGACTAGAGTGAAACGTGGAATAGAAAAGATTTTTGACCATGAAAGTTTATCTGATACTTTAAAAAAGCCATTTATAATTCTGATGAGTTATATGTGGATTATAGTTATTGCTTCTAATTTAAACATTTGGGAATCGCTTCGTTCTTCGTTGGCATCACTCCTCACCCATCCTAATACTATCGGAAGCATTACTTTTACTTTAGGAAATATTGTGTTGTTTTTTATCATTATTTGGGTTGCGCATTTACTTCAAAAATATGTGGCTTACTTTTTTGGAGAAATTGAAGATGAAAACGAAGAGAATATCAATAAAAGACAACATTCAAAATTACTGATTACCAGGCTTCTTGTATTAATTTCCGGTTATTTACTGGCTGTTGCAGCATCCGGAATGCCTTTGGACAAACTAAGCATTCTTTTGGGAGCTTTGGGAGTTGGAGTTGGACTAGGGCTTCAGAATGTGGTCAATAATTTTGTATCGGGTATTATTTTAATTTTTGACAAACCGATTCAGGTAGGAGATGTTATTGAAATCAGTTCTGAATCCGGTCGCGTAAAAGCTATGGGATTAAGAACTACAAAAATCAATGCTCCAAACGGAGCCGAGATTATTATTCCGAACGGAAATTTATTGTCTCAGAACATTACCAACTGGACTTATACTGACAACTTCAAATTAGTAGAAATTTCAATAGAAGTTAGCGGTGATACTACCCCTGATGGTATTAATGAAATTATAATTCACGCACTACAAGACGTGACTCTCATTAATATGGAAAAAGCTCCTCAAATTTTTTATAGCGCTATTTCCGAAGGAAAATATAAAATACTCATAAAATTCTGGTGCAGTATTTATCGTACCGAAGAGAGTATCAGCAATGCGCGTCAGGTTTTATTCAGTACTTTTAAAGCTAAAGGATTGACTTTTTCAACTTAA